CAGAACGCCGCCTCCACCCGCAACAACGGCCGCTTTGCCCTCAAGACTAAACAAATCAAATGCTTGCATTCCTCAAAACTCTCCTGTTTCAAGAATTCCCCACTTCACGAATGGGACGAGCGATCACCGCCGCCTGAGGCATGTGTTCGCCAAGAGCCACTTTGCCGCGCCAGAGCACCGAGTAGTGCTGGAAGAAGATTAGCATAGCCTTCAACTCGATGCAACGAACCCGATTCGCATTCGGAAACCACAGCCATTACCCATCTTAGAACAACTAAACTGTTGACAAATCATCCGCCGCGGGCACATAATAAGCAGGATTCGAGCGCCGAAATCGTGAGGATCATGCGATGCTGGTGAATCCTCCTGGCGCGAAAGCGTCTATATCCAAAGGAAATACGCGGCACGTTTCCACAGCTTTGTGGTACTGTTACTGTTGTGTTGCGTTTTGTCAAACTTTCAACAAGGGCGACTGGACCGTGCACACACCAAGACCAGCTCTGCAAGCATCTCTGCAAGCTCACGTGAAAACAGCCATGTTCGTGGCCGTGCTCCTCGTTTCGTTCATCGGCGCCGCTCACGCCGGCGAGCAGTGCGAATCATGCGCCGCCGACCGATTCCCCGAGGCGGCAGCCCTCCTCGCCAGCCAAGGTTACTCACCTCAAGACTACCAGGTCCTTCTATCCTGGCGAGAACGCGCCCGCCATATTGATGCGGCCACCATCACTGGCTATCGCGTCGCGCCGCTCGACGGCGCCGAGCCATTCGACATATACAGCGACGAAACCGGCAAGCTCCTGTCCGACAAGGACCTCGACAAGGCTGGGATTACACCCAAACGATGGGACCTGCCGCCGGTCGAACAACTCCCCGAGGTTTCTCGGCAAGTTGCCAAATCAGCTGAATCGCGTCCCAAACCCCTCGGCCCCCCTAAGGGCGCGCAGGCCGGAGAATGGGTGTTGCTCGATCCCGTCGACATGGGCAAGGTGTTGGCCGAAGACCTGGACAGTGATAACGGGCTCAACAAGGGCGCCAAGCGCATCGGCGTATTCCAGGAATTGTCTCGAGCCATCGACGTCCAAGGCGAGTCAGCAACTCAGGGCCAATGGCAGACGATGTCTGACGGTACGCGCATCTGGACCATCCGCATCTACTCGCCCGAAGCCGTCGCGCAACGCGTTCATTTCGCCCGACTCGACCTCCCTCAAGGCGCCCAGATTATCGTCTATAACGCCGGCTATCCCGAAGAGGCATATGGTCCGTATACGGGGCCCTATCCGGGCGGCACGGACCTTTGGGCATCCTCGTGCTTCTCTGAAAGCGTCGCGGTGGAGTGTGTCGTTCCCGCTGGGGTACCCCTTGCCCGAGTGCACATCACCATCGATAAGACAGCCCACATCTACGTGGATTTTGCCAAGATTCAATGGACCAAGGCCTTGGGCGACGCTGGCTCGTGCAATCTGGATGCCGCCTGTTACGGCGACTGGATACAAACGTCATGGGGTGTGGGTGGAATCGGCTCGATCGGCCGTATCGGCGTCTTGTGGTGCACGGGCTCCCT
The sequence above is drawn from the Candidatus Hydrogenedentota bacterium genome and encodes:
- a CDS encoding trypsin-like peptidase domain-containing protein is translated as MKTAMFVAVLLVSFIGAAHAGEQCESCAADRFPEAAALLASQGYSPQDYQVLLSWRERARHIDAATITGYRVAPLDGAEPFDIYSDETGKLLSDKDLDKAGITPKRWDLPPVEQLPEVSRQVAKSAESRPKPLGPPKGAQAGEWVLLDPVDMGKVLAEDLDSDNGLNKGAKRIGVFQELSRAIDVQGESATQGQWQTMSDGTRIWTIRIYSPEAVAQRVHFARLDLPQGAQIIVYNAGYPEEAYGPYTGPYPGGTDLWASSCFSESVAVECVVPAGVPLARVHITIDKTAHIYVDFAKIQWTKALGDAGSCNLDAACYGDWIQTSWGVGGIGSIGRIGVLWCTGSLIADSVPDTQIPYFLTAEHCIGSSYEANSVEVYWLWQRETCGGALTPVYDVPRTTGGADLMASSAASAGSDFALLRLRKQPPSELTYLGWSTSPQTVGASVACIHHPSGDYKRISFGDLIAGAAYSTVNRVGWNEGTTEQGSSGSPLMLADTHQIIGQLWRGTASCSMPREAGGWDEFGRFDVTYPMVAAWLGPIEPAGPEDIDKNGFVDATDVQLVVNAALGLTVDGNANVDGDPDGLITAVDIQLVINAALESE